ACCACCCGCGATGCGCTCCTTGCCCCGCTGCAGTCGGTTGCCGGCATCGTCGAGAAGCGCCACACGCTGCCCATCCTGTCGAACGTGCTGATCGAGAAGCACGGCGACCAGCTCACCATGCTGGCCACCGACATCGAGATCCAGATCCGCACCACCACCGGCGGCCACATCGGCGGCGAGGACGCCGCGATCACCGTCGGCGCGCGCAAGCTGCAGGACATCCTGCGCGCCCTGCCCGACAGCGGCGACATCAGCCTCACCCTCGACGACAAGCGCCTCACCGTCAAGGCCGGCCGCAGCCGCTTCCAGCTCCAGACCCTGCCCGCCGCCGACTACCCGCGCCTGAACCCGCCCGAGGACGCCGGCGCCCGCCTGACCATCGGCCAGCGCACCTTCAAGCGCCAGCTCGCCCAGGTCTCGTACGCGATGGCGCAGCAGGACATCCGCTACTACCTCAACGGCCTGCTGCTGATCGCCGACGGCGGCGAGCTGCGCATGGTCGCCACCGACGGCCACCGCCTGGCCTATGCGGCGTCCGACCTCGAAGCATCGGTCGCCCAGCGCACCGAGGCCATCCTGCCGCGCAAGACCGTGCTCGAGCTCGCCCGCCAGCTCGCCGACAACGACGACCCGCTGGAGATCCTGCTCGCCGGCAACCAGGCGGTGTTCCGCTTCGGTTCGATCGAGCTCGTCACCAAGCTCATCGACGGCAAGTTCCCCGACTACGAGCGCGTGATCCCGCAGGCCCATCCCAAGCTGGTCAACTTCGCCCGCCAGCCGCTGCTGGCCGCGCTGCAGCGCGCCGCGATCCTGACCAACGAGAAGTTCCGCGGCGTGCGCATGGTGCTGGAGGACGGCCTGCTCAAGATCGTCTCCAACAACGCCGAACAGGAAGAAGCCCAGGACGAGCTCGAGATCGACTATCACGACGACAAGCTCGACATCGGCTTCAACGTCACCTACCTGCTCGACGTGCTCAACAACCTGAGCTCGGAGACGGTCGACTGGCGCTTCAACGACGGCAACTCCAGCGCGCTCATCACGCTGCCGGGCAACGACAAGTTCAAGTACGTCGTGATGCCGATGCGCATTTAAGCAGCAGGTAAACGCTCCACCGCAGCACCCCGTTCTTTACGAATCACCGAGATGACCATGTCCGAACCGCAGAACACGCCGGCCCCGCAAGGGAGCAACGACTACGACGAATCCAGCATCCAGCAGCTCGAAGGGCTGGAGGCGGTGCGCAAGCGCCCCGGCATGTACATCGGCGACACCTCCGACGGCACCGGCCTGCACCACATGGTGTTCGAGGTCGTCGATAACTCGATCGACGAGGCCCTGGCCGGCCACTGCGACGACATCGTCATCACCATCCACGCCGACAACTCGATCTCGGTCACCGACAACGGCCGCGGCATCCCGGTCGGCGTGAAGATGGACGACAAGCACGAGCCCAAGCGCTCCGCGGCCGAGATCGTCATGTGCGTGCTGCACGCCGGCGGCAAGTTCAACCAGAACAGCTACAAGGTGTCCGGCGGCCTTCACGGCGTCGGCGTGTCCTGCGTCAATGCGCTGTCGAAGTGGATGAAGGTCACCGTCGCCCGCGACGGCAAGCGCCACCTGCTCGAGTTCGAGCGCGGCAAGCCGCAGAACCG
This genomic stretch from Thauera sp. GDN1 harbors:
- the dnaN gene encoding DNA polymerase III subunit beta translates to MLLLTTTRDALLAPLQSVAGIVEKRHTLPILSNVLIEKHGDQLTMLATDIEIQIRTTTGGHIGGEDAAITVGARKLQDILRALPDSGDISLTLDDKRLTVKAGRSRFQLQTLPAADYPRLNPPEDAGARLTIGQRTFKRQLAQVSYAMAQQDIRYYLNGLLLIADGGELRMVATDGHRLAYAASDLEASVAQRTEAILPRKTVLELARQLADNDDPLEILLAGNQAVFRFGSIELVTKLIDGKFPDYERVIPQAHPKLVNFARQPLLAALQRAAILTNEKFRGVRMVLEDGLLKIVSNNAEQEEAQDELEIDYHDDKLDIGFNVTYLLDVLNNLSSETVDWRFNDGNSSALITLPGNDKFKYVVMPMRI